In Eucalyptus grandis isolate ANBG69807.140 chromosome 4, ASM1654582v1, whole genome shotgun sequence, the following proteins share a genomic window:
- the LOC104442269 gene encoding uncharacterized protein LOC104442269: MSMSITYCLLVFIIMGLSLHICDARRLTDMDKKPVKGNTSSSKSGWKTERDLVNITSNFQSMQRNNSFDNEGNNAENLTTKKPEKAIVQTRTTQKLTNVSSLVSVSWVVPRKIPNEKHPGLDSDYSPPKTHPPSHN, translated from the exons ATGAGCATGTCAATCACATATTGCCTtcttgtcttcatcatcatGGGCCTTTCTTTGCATATATGTGATGCCCGACGCCTCACGGACATGGACAAGAAGCCGGTGAAGGGAAATACCTCATCTAGCAAG AGTGGTTGGAAGACAGAACGGGATTTGGTCAACATCACCTCAAATTTCCAGTCCATGCAAAGAAACAACAGCTTCGATAATGAAGGCAACAATGCGGAAAACCTGACGACCAAAAAACCTGAAAAGGCAATAGTTCAGACGAGAACCACTCAGAAGCTGACGAATGTGTCGTCTCTCGTATCCGTTTCATGGGTCGTTCCTCGGAAGATTCCGAACGAGAAACATCCCGGGCTAGACTCCGATTACAGCCCGCCGAAGACGCACCCTCCATCACACAATTGA